In Tenrec ecaudatus isolate mTenEca1 chromosome 9, mTenEca1.hap1, whole genome shotgun sequence, the DNA window TTAGCAACTGTAATCTCCTTATCAACCATCCAGCTCCAGTTCCAGAATATAACAGCGACAAAAATCAAAACTACAATAAAACCAGCCTCCCTAGTTGGTGTTTGCTCcccaggccaaaaaaaaaaaagttaaatgccCAAAACACAAAATTTTATTCCAAGAAAATTAACAGGCTACACGAGTAAATTTTGGCAAATGCAACTTTATATTGAAATTCACACATCTGTATCTTAAAGAATGAGACTCACAGACTCTAATGTATTTCTAAAGTACCAGAAATAATATTATAAGCTTTCACAAGTTAAAACTGAAATAATTTAAACGACCAATACACTGAATGTGCAGAAAATATAAACAAGACTGTGCCTTCAGTAGAACAAATGCTTCACAAATTGTGCAGGGTGACATACGAAGGCTGTGGTCTCCCCTTGACAGCTGACTTAAAATATAAACACACATCAACTGCCTGCTTCTTAGATCGCACTAGAATGGGTAGCACACCTCACGAGAACACCTCATCATCCAGGTGATGGATACCTTTAAGTTGTTCCAACCAtgtgaagaaaaggaaaaagagtacTCAATGATCTTCCATGCACATCCAGACTCCTGATCATGACCAGTGACTGACTCTCACGTTCTCTAGACTACTTGTTCCAATGCCAATGAAGATGAAAGATACTAGATAACCCTTGAAGGCAACATGTGTTTATTCTGTGTTCTTTGAATTGCTCCATTGTGACCTGTTGGTGGCCTTACAGTTGCCTTTCAGACCAATATCTAGCATTCATAAATataaatgaattggaaaaaaCTTTAtaccaaaccaacaacaacaataacaaaaaaataacAGTACACAGTGCAATGCGAGGATTTCACTAGTAGGAAAAGAAAGTGGTATTTAGAAAGAGTAATGTAGGAATACCCccccaaaagcaaaacaaaaagtaaacTCTTACTGGAATCAGTGTACTGTCTTGGAGTGCTTCCCCAAACTTACAAggcaattttttgttttgtttttgttttaatgtgaGGATCCAATAATTCGTGGCACATTTTTAGTGGATTACAGTACTTTAACTCCCCCAAGATCGTAGTCTTTGCAAAACAATAATAGTATGAAACATTTGAAAGTCTTCAAACTTCTAAAATTAGATTTTATCAACACATTTACCTCATGTCAACTTAATTTATTAAGGTGTCCAATACTAATTGGTTTTgatgttattttgttttatcaTATGTGGTGATATACACAGCATTTAGCACTGATTACTTAGCACCTGCTACTTTCATTATCTAGTTTTTTCAACCACAGAAAGAAACTTAGGGCAGTGGTTCAGTCTTTTCTTAATTACAAACCTTCACCAGCAGTCAGCAGGATCACTTTGAGATTTAAAATAGGATTAGAGACTGCGGAATGTTGCCCACATCCTTATCAAGGCTGATCCCATTCTTGTTTTTCTTCTCAAGATACGGCGACAGGCCACAATTGCTTAGCAGAGAAGGTTAGTGTTTCACAAGGCTAAAGATGTACAGATGCTCCCTCATATAACACAGTAAGGTTCCCTTGGTAACCTGGATTTTCTGCAGTAAAGCAGGGTTGTGCTGAAACAGCGCCTCAGCTCCCTGTTGGAGAAAATGCAGACAAAAGGATTGATCCCTGCTTGGGCAAAACTCATCCAGACAGCGGCTGTTAGAAACCCCCCGGGCACTGCCGGCCCTCTCGCAAAAACTCTCCAATAACACGCCACCAGGTAGGGGCCCCACAAGGTCAGGAAGAGAAAAGTCATTATATAGAACATTCTGCTGATTCTCTTTTCCATTTTGAACTCGTCTAGGACCAAAAGCCTTCTTCTGCCCGTGGTGTTTGCGTTTTGCCTGATGCCCAGCAAGGTGGGCGGTGTGGGGCCCCTTCCAAATCCCGCTAACCAGTTGGCGGCTGCCTGGCCACTGGCTCCGGGGCCGTGAAAAGTCCAGTTCTGACTGACTGCCGCGACAAACTGGACTGGCTTCATTTTCCTTCGATTGTGGACAAAAAATATCAGCTTGAGGTAGACAAGCTGTGTCGCTAAGAGGATGAGAGCAAGCAGCAGCATGAATCCTAAGGAATCGTTAGCCCTGAAGGAGCGGTGTTGGAAGGTGCATTGATCTTCCTCCCTAATGAACGAGTAAGTGCCCACATCTAACACTGGGGGGAATGCCATGGCCACCGAGAGAGTCcacaccatgcagatcacagccagacACGTCCAGAAggtcagcctctttgtgtagaagcGGTGGTGGGCGATGGCTAAGTATCTGGTGACGCTGATGCAGAAGAGCATGAAAGCAGTGTGGAAACAGGACAGGACGCCCAGAAAGGCAATCACTTTACAAGTCAGAGTCCCGTACGTCCAGGTGGAGCCATTTTTGACCGAGTTGAACACGAAGGGGAAGCAGATTGCAGATCGGAGGATATCTGAGCAGCAAAGATCCAGCAGGAAGTAGTAAGGTGCTCTGTGCAAGGTCTTATCTTTCACTAGTAAAATGGAGATCAGAAGGTTGCCCACCACGCTGACTCCTATGATGAAACCCAAGGAAGTCAGCTTCAGAAAGGCTGTCAGAGGGGAGAGATTTTGCACAATGTTGTCAGCTGCATGGCTATAGTTCGCCatagatggatggaaggaaggattcCGCCTCAGTCAAGTCTCATGATCTAAAGGTAAGGACCAGGAAAACATATATCCGTGCATTTTACTGAGAAGGTAATCCACAGAGAGAACGGATCTGGTCTGCAGTCACACTTCCTCCTGTCTGCCTTCGGATTTGCCATCAGAGCACCTGaaggaaacaaacacaaaaacagaaATTGAGCTATCTGTTCCTAAGTTAACAAGCAATGATGTCAGTGTGAACATAAAGCTGTTCATTTGGGAGGAAGCAAATACAGTCCGGATTTGTCATTGTGGGATTTGCTTCAGTAAGTATTTTTGCTTGATATTTCAGAGACTTGGCGGCTAGTGTCCTGAGCctggtggatttttttttaatacctccAAATGTGGAGAACATATATTTGGGCAACTTTAGGGCAGTAGgaataaaatgttctacaattgtaTAAGGTGCCAGAGCAGAAATGAATAATCACCTGTGCAGCCATGGGATCTACAAGACTGCAAACAGGGGCTGAGGAACGAGAACCTACATTTATTCCAGGTCTGTTGGTCTCCGTCAGTGTTTTAGAGGCAGTGTCTCTGCTGACATGGATCCAAAGGAACCCTGCAAAACATACGCCTTTTAACTCAAGTCTCACGATCCATTCTGCAGGTTAGAACGCCAGAAGAGTATTTGTTGATTCACCCCAAAACATAATTTCCACAATAGGCTTGGAAATTAGCAGGAACTTGTCCCAAGGTTTGCCCTGCttcaagtcttttgtttcttctctccctctttccccacccccccttctttTGGCAAATCTGTctctttcaagcccacatggttaTTAAAATGGTGCATGTAAATACTGGCAGGGAAACACATCCATAGGAATAATGCATTTCCACTAGCATTTCCACTAGTAAGCCTGCGCTAGCTGGATTCTAAGGGATGTCAGGAGCACCAGCATTTCTGGGGCAATTAAAGCTTCCCATTTACAAGGATGATCTTTGTTGCACATCACAAGTGGCTTCATTTGAAAACAAAAAGCACATTGTCTCCTGGGCGCCTCTGAGCCACACCAGGGAAGTCGCCTCCCTGGGTTATTCCCAGGAAGCCGGCTGCCTTTGCCACTTCTCACTCGCCCGGAATATGCTGGCGGGAGCCCCGGCGAAGCTACGGTCCACGGGTTTCATTTCCCCACGGGCGGGCGCATCCCCGGGTAAATGCCGATAGCATCATGCAACATTACGAACCCTGAAATCCGCTACCCCTGGATTtatcatgggggtggggtgggggtggaggaggggagtcGTGGGGAGAGACATGCATTACATACGCGGAGATGGGGCGAGCGATCGCTTCCGTGCTGCAACGGACCCGTGGCCGGCGATTCGCAGTCTGATAGACCCCAGCCCTGCCACGCTCTCCAGCAAGGGAGCTCTCAATAAGTCCTGCTAAAGATGCATTGTCTGAATGTACTTCCATGATGCAGTTTattgtttaaacacacacacgcacacgcacacacacgccaaaaaaacccaaaccctcaggGAGGGCTCTTTCCCGGGAAACCTGCAGTTTCATCCACACTGTgagcgcccccctccccccaaacttaACCTAGAGTATATCCTCCTACCTGTTGGCCTTGGATATCCCGACAGACTATAGCTTCTTCTTTCTATAaattgctgattttttttttttttttttgccttagtGCCTTGATTGAGCAGCCAGGCAGGGCTCGGCGGCGCCTGCGCGCTGGCGCTTCCTTGAGCTGCTCCAGCCGCGTCCTCCCCTGTCGCAACGGCACCGTCTCCCCCAGTAACGCAGGGGCCGCGGCGGCGAGGGCGGCGGCGGGGACGGCGGCAGCTGGGCCCCCGGTCCACGGAGCGTCCGGTCAGTTCCCGCGGCGCACACGGGCGTTTGTCCCCGCGTGGCTGCCTCGGAACTTTTCCCTCCCCGCCCGTGGGGTGGGGGCTCGCAGTGGCGGGTCACGACCTCAGGCCCATCCTCTTCCCCGAGGACCGCGCGCCGAGGAGCCGCCGAGCCCGGGGCGCCCGCCCCCTCCCCTGCCGCCGGGCATCCTCGCCTTCCCCCCGCACGCTCGGCCGCTCCCTCGGCGGGTGGTCCGACGCATGGGCGCTGCTGCGGGGTTCTTCTTAGAGGAGCTCCCCAGCTGACCCTTCACTGGGCGGGTGAGCTGGACATTGAAACAGAAAAAgcgaaaaaagggaaaagaagcaCGAAAAGGCAGAGTCAAGAAAAATCTTGTCAATGGAGGAGAAGGCAGCAGGTTAGGACACGCGTGTCTTTGTTGGTCATTTCTCCTGGGGCGCGCGCAAGGGTGCATTGCTAAGGGAAAAGCCAAGTTCAGGTGCACGACGAGCTGCGACCCTCCCTTTTATCTCAGCAAAAATGAGGCAGACttgcaaaaatgaaaaataaaataaatgactatCCCGAAGCATGGAACAACTGcctttattcccccctccctctgacAAGTACGACTGACCACTGGATGGGTGATGTCCAAGCAAGTGTTCATGTGTACGCCTCCTTTCCCCCTTTGTTACTACGGAGGAAGAATACTAGGAATACAATGAATACGTGGAACTTACACCCGTCCAAAAGGTCCGATGAGATCACCGACATCACGGAGCCTGACACCTGAGTGCTTAGGATTGCCCCTAGAACCGTGCGTTTCCTTCTGTCACCATGTCCGAAGAGTTTTGTTTGTGGGGGTGGTATAAAGATTTTAAACGACAactcccctcctcctgcccctacCCGGCCAAGAAAACAACCCCCCTCCAAAAAacgaacccccaaaccaaaaagcaaacaaccccccaaaccaaacaagcAGACATGCACTCATTAATTCCCGAGGTAAAGCGTCCGGTTTCCTTCCTGCATGCTTATTGTTTTATAATAATCTCTTAATGAAACACAGACAAAAAAATAAGGATCTTTTCTACAGGAATAATTCGATCTCGAGACAGCAGTAAAATACCTCATGGCTGGGTGGTGAGATTGTGACATTCCGGGGAACTCAAGCCAATCAGCATACAGATAATATGGGTTAATTTACATATCGCATTCCTATTGGACACAGGGAGGTAAAGCCTTCTCTGTCATGATGTCACACTTATTACACAAAGCCCTATGTTGATAATTATGAAATGATGCTATATTTCCCCGTTGGTtttctattttctaaacatttttaaTAGAGCATAATTGTCTAAGAATTCGCATAAGACACAGAATTTTGGCATTTCCTGAGACTAACAACAAAAAGGTCCACCCTTCAACAATCCTGGAAGTAAGTAACTTGAGGTCATTTCCACCCAAATAGAACATTCCACTTTctataaaataaatgaattcaAAAGAACTCAAAATGACAAAGGTTGCAATTTCTAAGTGAAATGTCGTTCTTTTTTCATGGAACAACAGGCAAATCAATTCAATttgctctttctctttttaattccCAGGTAGTGCCTCCATGTATTTTACAGAGTTATTATTTCCCAGAGCTGTACAGTTAAGAAATCTATAGAATAAGAGACTTAAATAAACTTGCTGAAGATTCATGATTGGCTAGATCTTAAATTAAATGGCTTAAAGAAAAGCTatttaaaagtaaattaaaatggtcgGTGAGTGCACTGTCAGGCCATGATGGAATAATTTACTCTGCCAAAAGGTACAGGGCTAAGATCCAAGGATTTAACTAGCCTGTGCTTTATGAAGAAGATACCGATTCCTTAAATATACAGTGGggtatgcatgtgtgcatgcaatATTGTTTCATGTCGACGTCTCCAAATATATTCgaggcttttttccccctttgcagCTGAAGGCAGTTACATCCACTAGATCTTCAGTTTTTCCAGCTGTTAAATGACAGTATCATTTTCTTGCCTCACAAGGGGGCTCAAGAAACTAATGAGATAGTTTCCATTTAGTTTATTAACTCTACTGGAGAAAACACTGGAGTCTGCATCTCCCCATtcacaagattttaaaaaaatatgcttAATAACTGCCACAAACTTCATATCATGTACAACTTCTCACATATTAAATTATTGCCTCACATTTCCAGATCATAACCTTATGAGAACTTAGCTAATTTCCTCTTTGATTCCACATCCAGAAACTTAGGGAAAAAATATAGGTTAAGAATAACGGGACAAAGAAAGGACATTAACAAAACACTGTATATCCGAAACCTCGAGTTAGAAAGATTCTAAAGTCTTGCAAGCATTTCATTAGCATATTTTATGTAGTGTCTTGATTAGAATATTAGGAAGACTGATCCAATTTGCTTAATTTCATTCTTATAAAAACCACGTATACATGACTTCGATTTTATATTAAATAAGCAATtacctttctttttattattttgtttggggctcatacagctcttatcacaatccatccatccatccatccatccatccatccatccatccatccatccatccatccatccatccatgtgtcaagcacatttgtacatatgttaccatcattttcaaagcattttctttctacatgagccctaggtatcagctcctcattttttccctccctcccttcctcaccttccctccttcatgaatctttgataatttataagtcattatattttcatgtctcacactgactgatgcctcccttcgcccacttttctgttgtgctcccccctgggagggggttatatgtagatcaatgtgatcggttccccttttctctgccCACCTTACACTTagcctcttggtatcgctactctcattattcgtTCTGAGAGGCTCATCTATTcaggattccttgtgttttcagctcttatctgtaccagtgtacatgctctgatctagccagacttgtaaggtagaattggggtcatgatagtgggcagggaggaagcattaaaaaactagaggaaagttgtgtttcatcagtgctatagtgcaccgtgactggctcttctcttccttgtgacccttctgtgaggggatgtccaactgtctacagatgggctttgggtcttcactttgtactacccctcattcacattgatattcaatgttttgttctgggtctttgatacctgatacctgatcccattgacacctcatagtcacacaggctggtgtgcttcttccatgtgggctttgtttcttctgagctagatggctccttgtttatcttaaaggctttaagaccccagatgctatatcttttgatagccaggcatcatcagtttacttcaccacagttgctttggcacccactttgtcttcagcggtcatgttgggaaggtgagcatcacttaatgccaggttattagaacaaagtgtttttgcattgaggaagtacttgaatagATGtccaatgttgggctgctaacttaatacttaacatataaatatatgtacatagatctatttccctatcattatatatacatttatttacataagtacatgcttatatttagacctctataaatgtactttgcatcctagttctttcatctatttctttttactttcctcttgtcccactgtcatgttatgccttcatctgggtttcagtaattcctcttggctacactgcccttgatcaagccccatcagGCATCCTAGACTCTACTGGCCatcaatttagatcacttgttgttcccttttccctgggttggctgACACACTCCCTTCCGTTCCCCCTCCTGCCCCTTTCCTGTGTCCTCCGGAACTATCAGtactgtttttttttccctccagattgttcatcccacctttcttatctagagagacatgcagagaaaacaataagcacaaaaacaagacagagcaaaacaaagccacaaaagaaaacaaaaaaaccccaacaacaataaaagaaaagcctataaatagttccaggtctgcttgttgacctatatgagtgttttctagttgagtctgttggggtgccaaccctggccccaaagtctatttttggtattccctggggacttcattgctttgttcctcttgctgttctgttgcacacccttagtgtttcacctcggtgtggtggggttagattgggcacagttcctgcactgtgcctccagtgttgtcccctgtagtgctatgggtcattgagggacactgtgtctcctggtggggctggcgctattgtcctctctgtgcattgtctgaaaTATCGTCTttgtggtgggccaggatgtgttccactctctctcctttcctcttccttTGCTTAGTTACCTTCCTTTTTAATTAATCTGACACTTCAGAGTTTTACCAAGTGATTCACAGTTCCTTAATGAACAAAGACAGAATTTTTGTTCTATGCTTTGTTTTATGTGAGAATGTGTGTCAGGAAGTAAACAATCCATGGCCAATTCAGAGaaagatggaaaaaatgttctagaataaGATGAGAAAAGACTCTTGATTGTTCTTTTGAAATGCCATCTTTATCACTTAAAGCTTGTTGGTAAAGTTTCAAAACTATGTCTATGGTGTCATTTACTTTTATCCAAATCTAAgctgcatataagaaagagcgttTTATAAATTTCTGTAAGTGATTTTAGTAAGAAAGACTGTTAACAGGGGCTTTGGCCCAGAATGGATTTCTAATAAGCTATTAAAAAATGTTGCCTAACCAGGAACAAATAGCTGATACAATGGGAGAGTGTGCCTCTAGGTTTTGATCATGGTTTTCAGAGCCtagtctaaaaaaaaaaaagtgatcttTTTTTCATGGTGGGATTTAAGAAACTGAAGTTTTGAAGGCCTTATACTTCATCCATGTGAAGAGTAGAACTATGGAAGAATACACTACACATAAATAACTACCATCGGCTTTTAAGTATTTTTGGAATAGCTATAATTATGAACTTCAATGATAAGATTTCTTTATAATTTTGAGGAGTGTTAAAAAGAATAAGAATCTGGCATCTTCCTGTCTAAATGATGACAAGTCCATTTGTCAGATATTTCTCTCCGCTCTGCTAAACAATGTTTCCAACATATTGATTTTACCCattttcacttttatttatttattattaaaaatcattttattgggggcccatacaattcttgcacaatccatacatccattcattgtgtcaaacacaattgtacatttgttgccataatcattttcaaaacattttttctacttgagcccttggtatcagctcttcattttcccctccctccctcatgaacccttcataatttataaagtattattatttttcatgtcttacactgactgatgtctcccttcaccacttttctattgtccatctccctgggagagggttataggtagatcattatgatcggttccccctatctctccctaccttccacttactctcctggtatgactactctcaatattggtcctgaggggtttatcagtcctggattccctgtgtttccagctcttatctgtacatactctggtctagacagatttgtaaggtagaattgggatcatgatagtggggggaggaagcattaaagaagtagaggaaagttgtatgtttcattgatgctacactgcactctgactggctcatctcctccctgcgacctttcagtaaggggaagtccagttgcctgcagatgggcttcagATCTCCACCCTGCACTACCCATCATGCGAACTGATATTTaaagttttgttctgggtctttgatgcctgattcctgatatcctatcaacaccttgtgattacacaggctggtgtgcttcatccatgtgtactttgttgtttctcagttagattgccgcttgtttatcatcaagccttagatagccagtcaccatcagctttcttcactacattcacttatacacctactttgtcttcagtgatggtgtctggaaggtaagcatcatggaattgcAGTTTAATAGAagtacgtgttcttgcattgaggaaatacatgattagaggcccaatgtccatctgctaccttaatactaaacttataaatatgtgCAGTAGGACGTCCTTTCTCCCCTTAAGACCCAGGGTATTCAAAACTTAGTCACTTAACATTTTTTTTACTTGTATGTTTaccatttctttctgtttaaaaCTTTAAGACTTGTCTTCCTTATATCTAATTCGCttagcttttttaaaaatgtatttctttctttctttttaaaaaaattttttttattttaacaatttattagggctgatacaattcttttcacagttcatacatatacatacatcaattgtataaagcacatctgtacagtctttgccctaatcattttttttctcttttcttcttttacattttattagggactcaaacaactcttaccacaatccatacatatacatacatcaattgtataaagcacatccatacattccctgccccaatcattctcaaggcatttgctctccacttaagccctttgcagcaggtcctctttatttttccccctctccctcccctttcccccctccctcatatgcccttggtaatttatacctcgttattttgtcatatcttgccctatccggagtctcccttccccccttctctgctgtccctctcccagggaagaggtcacatgtggatccttgtaatcagttccccctttccaacccactcaccctccactctcccagcatcgtccctcacacccttggtcctgaaggtatcatccaccctggattccctgtacctccaaccctcatatgtaccagtgtacagcctctgtcctatccagccctgcaaggtagaattcggatcatggtagttggggggaggaagcatccaggatctgggggaaagctgtgttcttcatcgatactacctcacaccctaattaacccatctcctctcctaaacccctctatgaggggatctccattggccgacacttgggccttgggtctccactctgcacttcccccttcatttaatataatatatatgtatatacacatacatatatacatatacacatatatacacatacatacacacacttatatcttttttttttgcatgatgccttatatctggtcccttgggcacctcgtgatcgcactggccggtgtgcttcttccatgtgggcttttttgcttctgagcgagattgccgcttgttcaccttcaagcctttaagaccccagacactatctcttttgatagccgggcaccatcagctttcttcaccacatttgcttatgcacccatttgtcttcagcgatcctatcatggaggtgtgcagtcaatgatatgattttttgttctttgatgcctggtaactgatccctttgggaccactcaatcacacaggctggtgtgttcttccatgtggacttttttgcttctgagctagatggccgcttgtttatcttcaagcctttaagaccccagtcactatatcttttgatagccgggcaccatcagctttcttcaccacatttacttgttcacccactttggctccagccgttgtgtcgggagagtgagcatcatagagttccaatttaataaaagaaggtattcatacattgagggagtgtttgagtagaggcccaaggtccttccgccaccttaatacttgacctataaatatagacacatagatctattttcccatcctcctatatatatttgcatgtacatgtctttgtctagacctccatgaatgccctttgactcctagctctttcctccatctcccttgaccttcctctttctttcttttttaaagcaaCCTCAATATGGGAAGGATTATGCTAAACCTTGAAAACGATGTAAAAATCAAGGGTTGACTTCTTGAACTGCTGCATCAGTGCTGGGAAAGCTGGAACTAGTGGACATGGgagagatgaaagaataaaaataaaaataaaaaaaacgagTCTGGTAAGAGGATGGAGAAGCCATTCTTCTGAAATAAGTCATTAGGTAAAAGAGACAATGATATTAAAGAGTAATAATTGAGTCAAAGATTTAGAGTTTGGAGCAGGATGATTAGGAGATACTGT includes these proteins:
- the GPR85 gene encoding putative G-protein coupled receptor 85, whose product is MANYSHAADNIVQNLSPLTAFLKLTSLGFIIGVSVVGNLLISILLVKDKTLHRAPYYFLLDLCCSDILRSAICFPFVFNSVKNGSTWTYGTLTCKVIAFLGVLSCFHTAFMLFCISVTRYLAIAHHRFYTKRLTFWTCLAVICMVWTLSVAMAFPPVLDVGTYSFIREEDQCTFQHRSFRANDSLGFMLLLALILLATQLVYLKLIFFVHNRRKMKPVQFVAAVSQNWTFHGPGASGQAAANWLAGFGRGPTPPTLLGIRQNANTTGRRRLLVLDEFKMEKRISRMFYIMTFLFLTLWGPYLVACYWRVFARGPAVPGGFLTAAVWMSFAQAGINPFVCIFSNRELRRCFSTTLLYCRKSRLPREPYCVI